Proteins encoded within one genomic window of Bradyrhizobium sp. CB1717:
- a CDS encoding polysaccharide deacetylase family protein: MSAGAVLAALTGMGSANAAECPRKDALGTSRILSVDAKATPRVGLKSFPQTLALADHEVVLTFDDGPHPPTTSKVLAALAQECVRATFFLIGLHASEHPEMVKRIAREGHTIGHHTFSHPFMARIPFDKARSEIDRGIAADEMALHGVSTTTPSTPFFRFPYFEATQGQLDLLQSRGIVVFGADLWASDWNEMTPEQELKLVTERLAASGKGIILFHDPKARTAAIMPAFLRYLKQNGFRVVHVAPAGTSQKSADAR; encoded by the coding sequence ATGTCGGCGGGCGCGGTCCTTGCGGCCCTCACCGGCATGGGCTCGGCGAATGCCGCCGAGTGCCCGCGCAAGGACGCGCTCGGCACGTCGCGCATCCTGAGCGTCGATGCCAAGGCCACGCCGCGCGTCGGCCTGAAGAGCTTCCCGCAGACGCTGGCGCTGGCTGATCACGAGGTCGTGCTGACCTTCGACGATGGCCCGCATCCGCCGACGACGTCGAAGGTGCTGGCGGCGCTGGCGCAGGAATGCGTGCGCGCGACGTTCTTCCTGATCGGCCTGCACGCCTCCGAGCACCCCGAGATGGTCAAGCGCATCGCGCGCGAAGGCCATACCATCGGCCATCACACCTTCTCGCATCCATTCATGGCGCGGATCCCGTTCGACAAGGCCAGGAGCGAGATCGACCGCGGCATCGCAGCCGACGAGATGGCGCTGCACGGGGTCTCGACGACGACGCCCTCGACGCCGTTCTTCCGCTTCCCCTATTTCGAAGCGACGCAAGGACAACTCGACCTGCTGCAATCGCGCGGCATCGTCGTGTTCGGGGCCGATCTCTGGGCCAGCGACTGGAACGAGATGACGCCGGAGCAGGAATTGAAGCTGGTCACCGAGCGCCTCGCTGCGAGCGGCAAGGGTATCATCCTCTTCCACGATCCGAAGGCGCGCACGGCGGCGATCATGCCGGCCTTCCTGCGGTATCTGAAGCAGAACGGGTTTCGGGTGGTTCACGTGGCCCCGGCGGGCACGTCACAGAAAAGCGCCGATGCGCGCTGA